One Telluria mixta DNA window includes the following coding sequences:
- a CDS encoding FAD:protein FMN transferase: MADRAVLIPQDLSPAVPPPGSRIHVFEGTSMGTTWSARVAAGHVGDVQPALQAELDAIVAQMSHWDPDSLLSRYNRAPAGTWIALPAQFFDVVDYALWAHMASGGAYDPAAGALVDLWGFGAARRYDHTGFYAPDETAIERALDERAAARLSFDRDGRRLLQPGGLRLDLSSIAKGYAVDCLAQCLERRGLSHYLVEVGGELRGAGVKPDGHPWWVEIEGVPDSATPQAVVALHGVAIATSGDYRQYFEHGARRVSHTLDPRTGRPVDNDIASVTVLAPTCMEADALSTVLAVLGPDDGLAFAEARALAARVLVRRAGMLEETTTPAWKALLQ; the protein is encoded by the coding sequence TTGGCTGACCGTGCCGTTTTGATTCCGCAGGATTTGAGCCCGGCCGTGCCGCCGCCGGGCAGCCGCATCCACGTGTTCGAAGGCACGAGCATGGGGACGACGTGGTCGGCGCGCGTGGCGGCGGGTCATGTGGGCGATGTGCAGCCCGCGCTGCAGGCCGAACTGGACGCGATCGTCGCGCAGATGAGCCACTGGGACCCGGATTCCCTGCTGTCGCGCTATAACCGCGCGCCGGCCGGCACGTGGATAGCCCTGCCCGCGCAATTCTTCGACGTGGTCGACTACGCGCTGTGGGCGCACATGGCCAGCGGCGGCGCGTACGATCCGGCCGCGGGGGCGCTCGTCGACCTGTGGGGCTTCGGCGCCGCGCGGCGCTACGATCACACCGGCTTCTATGCGCCGGACGAGACAGCCATCGAACGCGCGCTGGACGAACGCGCCGCCGCGCGCCTGTCGTTCGACCGCGATGGACGCCGGCTGCTGCAGCCGGGCGGCCTCCGGCTCGACCTGTCGTCCATCGCGAAGGGTTACGCCGTCGACTGTCTCGCGCAATGCCTCGAGCGGCGCGGCTTGTCCCACTACCTCGTCGAGGTGGGCGGCGAGCTGCGCGGCGCGGGCGTGAAGCCGGACGGGCATCCGTGGTGGGTGGAAATCGAGGGTGTGCCGGACAGCGCCACGCCGCAGGCCGTCGTCGCGCTGCATGGCGTAGCGATTGCCACGTCCGGCGACTACCGCCAGTATTTCGAGCACGGCGCGCGCCGCGTGTCGCACACGCTGGACCCGCGCACGGGCCGGCCGGTCGACAACGACATCGCATCCGTAACCGTGCTGGCGCCCACGTGCATGGAGGCCGACGCGCTGTCGACCGTCCTCGCCGTGCTCGGTCCCGACGACGGCCTCGCGTTCGCCGAGGCGCGCGCGCTGGCCGCACGAGTCCTCGTGCGGCGTGCGGGAATGCTGGAAGAGACCACGACACCCGCGTGGAAAGCGCTGCTGCAATGA